One window from the genome of Nitrospirae bacterium YQR-1 encodes:
- the miaB gene encoding tRNA (N6-isopentenyl adenosine(37)-C2)-methylthiotransferase MiaB, producing the protein MKKDKLTAYIHTWGCQMNVHDSEKIKGILKGEGYDISDTPDGASLVVLNTCSIREKAEQKFLSHLGKLSIQKKKQPELKIAVSGCIAQQQGKKLLKSHPSVDFSFGPQNIFNLKEFLYDEKRTAFTQEKDENTDIYQMQLPTHRDNDLRAWVNIMYGCNNYCSYCVVPYTRGRERSRPYGHIISEVKELARRGYKEITLLGQNVNSYNGNCTFAELLTMISEIEGIFRIRFITSHPKDLNEELAVTMGKTQKICNHIHLPLQSGSTGVLSLMNRNYTYEQYYNKIQLLRKHVPDIAITTDLIAGFPGETDNDHKETVRALKEIEFDGIFAFKYSPRPDTRAATMENQLDDSVKSQRLAEILSIADEITERKNKTLQGKRIEVLVEGKSETNAERWFGRAASNKIVNFSPDENTKRGMAVIVRITEGFKHSLDGELVV; encoded by the coding sequence ATGAAAAAAGATAAATTGACAGCCTATATTCATACATGGGGATGTCAGATGAATGTTCACGATTCGGAAAAAATAAAAGGTATTTTGAAAGGGGAGGGCTACGACATTTCAGATACCCCCGATGGAGCCTCTTTAGTGGTTCTGAACACTTGCAGCATCAGAGAGAAGGCGGAACAGAAATTCCTCAGTCATCTTGGTAAATTAAGCATACAGAAAAAAAAACAACCGGAATTAAAAATCGCCGTCTCCGGCTGCATTGCCCAGCAACAGGGAAAGAAACTTCTTAAGTCACACCCCTCAGTGGATTTCTCCTTTGGCCCTCAAAATATATTCAACCTTAAGGAGTTTCTTTATGATGAAAAACGGACGGCTTTTACTCAGGAGAAAGACGAAAACACTGACATATATCAAATGCAGCTGCCAACCCACAGAGATAACGACTTACGTGCATGGGTCAACATTATGTATGGTTGCAACAACTACTGTAGTTACTGTGTTGTGCCTTACACAAGGGGCAGGGAGCGCTCAAGGCCATATGGCCATATCATTTCAGAGGTGAAGGAGCTGGCCCGGCGTGGTTATAAAGAAATCACGCTGCTTGGGCAAAACGTTAACTCATATAACGGCAATTGCACCTTTGCAGAGCTTTTAACTATGATAAGTGAAATTGAAGGCATATTTAGAATCCGTTTTATCACCTCTCACCCCAAGGACTTAAACGAGGAGCTTGCCGTTACAATGGGGAAAACTCAAAAAATCTGTAATCACATTCACCTTCCTCTTCAATCCGGCTCAACCGGTGTGCTTTCACTTATGAACAGAAATTATACATATGAACAGTATTATAATAAGATACAGCTACTGCGCAAACATGTCCCTGACATTGCCATTACAACCGACCTAATTGCCGGATTTCCGGGCGAGACCGACAATGATCATAAAGAGACTGTCAGGGCACTTAAGGAAATTGAATTTGACGGTATTTTTGCATTTAAATATTCCCCACGGCCGGATACAAGGGCTGCAACTATGGAAAACCAGCTCGATGATTCTGTAAAATCTCAAAGACTTGCCGAGATTCTTTCAATAGCAGATGAAATTACGGAAAGGAAGAACAAAACTCTTCAGGGTAAGCGCATCGAGGTGTTGGTTGAGGGTAAGAGTGAAACCAATGCAGAAAGATGGTTTGGAAGGGCAGCCTCAAATAAAATAGTGAATTTCTCTCCTGATGAAAACACTAAAAGGGGAATGGCCGTTATAGTGCGGATAACGGAGGGCTTTAAACATTCACTTGACGGTGAGCTCGTTGTATAA
- a CDS encoding chemotaxis protein CheW, which produces METNIPEENNQFLTFKLGDEVFAINIMKVKEVLEFDTITKVPRTPGFMRGVINLRGSVVPVIDLRLKFSMSETQKTVNTCIIIVEVSIEGQSTALGALADAVDEVVGMDSANIEEPPKIGTTLSGDFIAGMGRKDDSFVMILDIDKVFSLEELSLLKVA; this is translated from the coding sequence GTGGAAACAAATATACCGGAAGAAAATAACCAGTTTTTAACATTTAAGTTAGGTGACGAGGTTTTTGCCATTAACATAATGAAGGTGAAAGAAGTGCTTGAGTTTGATACCATTACCAAGGTGCCCAGGACACCGGGTTTTATGCGGGGTGTGATTAATCTCAGGGGAAGCGTTGTGCCTGTGATAGACTTACGGCTTAAGTTTTCTATGTCAGAAACTCAGAAGACTGTAAATACGTGTATTATAATTGTAGAGGTCTCAATAGAGGGGCAATCCACTGCTCTTGGTGCCCTTGCCGACGCTGTCGATGAGGTTGTTGGAATGGACTCTGCTAATATAGAAGAACCCCCCAAAATTGGTACTACCCTTAGTGGAGACTTTATTGCGGGTATGGGTAGAAAGGACGATTCTTTTGTGATGATACTCGACATTGATAAGGTGTTTTCTCTTGAGGAATTGTCCTTATTGAAAGTGGCTTAA
- a CDS encoding type II toxin-antitoxin system VapC family toxin yields the protein MEFSKVLLDTDAVINWLIEETETVSGKELWKAPFEIVRLIEDRSILGFISLTTLLEIRYLLRRKKSYHDYQIEEDISKITGIFDVIIPDEITLLKSNSLQSARPLDPFDAIHLSVALGLKPITLISRDKEFINVAGNLVDALTPENFIKTVKH from the coding sequence GTGGAGTTTTCTAAGGTTTTACTTGATACGGATGCTGTGATTAATTGGCTTATTGAAGAGACTGAAACCGTATCTGGTAAAGAACTGTGGAAAGCGCCGTTTGAGATAGTACGTCTTATTGAAGATAGAAGCATTTTAGGATTCATCTCCCTTACAACACTTCTTGAAATCCGATATTTACTTCGTAGAAAAAAATCATATCATGATTATCAAATAGAAGAGGATATTTCAAAAATAACAGGCATTTTTGATGTTATTATACCTGATGAAATAACTCTGCTTAAGTCAAATTCTCTCCAATCAGCCCGTCCGCTTGATCCTTTTGATGCAATACATCTATCTGTTGCCTTGGGATTGAAACCAATTACTTTAATTTCAAGAGATAAAGAATTTATTAACGTGGCAGGAAATCTCGTAGATGCCTTAACCCCCGAAAATTTTATAAAAACTGTTAAACATTAA
- a CDS encoding phosphoribosylaminoimidazolesuccinocarboxamide synthase, with protein MGSVRETDFTDLKLLRRGKVRDIYEIDQYLLFIATDRISAFDVVLPDCIPSKGQVLTAVSVFWFSFLKDIVGNHLQSADISEFPDGCHKYAGSLKGRALLVKKAVTTPVECIVRGYISGSAWSEYKKSGKVCGINLPAGLKESDKLHEPIFTPSTKAESGHDINITFEEASEIAGAGHMAKLKEFSLKIYKKASEYALSKGIIIADTKFEFGLCDGEIILIDEVLTPDSSRFWPKEKYVPGKAQESFDKQIVRDYLLTLNWNKTYPGPVLPAEVIEKTSQKYKEILNILTGN; from the coding sequence ATGGGCAGCGTAAGAGAGACTGATTTTACAGATTTGAAATTACTGAGAAGGGGTAAGGTGAGAGATATCTACGAGATAGACCAATATCTCTTATTTATCGCAACAGATAGGATATCTGCTTTTGATGTTGTCCTTCCCGATTGCATACCGTCAAAGGGGCAGGTGCTGACTGCTGTCTCTGTTTTCTGGTTTTCATTTTTAAAGGATATTGTAGGAAATCACCTTCAAAGTGCTGATATATCGGAATTTCCTGATGGTTGCCATAAATATGCCGGGAGTTTAAAGGGTAGGGCGCTGCTTGTAAAAAAGGCAGTCACAACACCGGTTGAGTGTATAGTGAGGGGGTATATTTCCGGCTCGGCTTGGAGTGAGTATAAAAAAAGCGGGAAGGTTTGCGGGATTAATCTGCCTGCCGGTCTGAAGGAATCGGATAAACTCCATGAACCTATTTTTACACCCAGCACTAAGGCTGAAAGCGGCCACGATATTAACATAACATTTGAAGAGGCCTCAGAAATTGCCGGTGCCGGCCATATGGCAAAGCTTAAAGAATTTAGTTTAAAGATTTACAAAAAGGCCTCCGAGTATGCCTTGTCAAAGGGGATTATCATTGCAGATACCAAGTTTGAGTTTGGGCTCTGTGACGGAGAGATTATTTTGATAGATGAGGTACTTACACCGGACTCATCAAGGTTTTGGCCAAAGGAAAAATACGTTCCAGGAAAAGCTCAGGAGAGTTTTGATAAACAAATCGTGAGAGATTATCTGCTTACACTAAACTGGAATAAGACTTATCCGGGGCCGGTGCTTCCGGCTGAGGTAATTGAGAAGACCTCTCAAAAATATAAAGAAATACTTAATATTTTAACGGGAAACTGA
- a CDS encoding segregation/condensation protein A, whose protein sequence is MEQELKVKLPVFEGPLDLLLSLIQKNKIDIYDIPIAFITRQYLDYLEAWKELNVDIASEFIVMAATLIHIKSRMLLPVQQQDELDDEDDPRLELVEKLLAYQSFKEVALALKEKEAFGETYFFREPQWVEEVDKGSVEQTLFNVDLYVLLKAFSSLIDKKPSMDRRITRESLTLKDKIAIIMERLEIGGEIIFNDLFKETEDRVNMIVSFLALLEILRLGLAFVSQEQDFGEIKIIRRK, encoded by the coding sequence ATGGAGCAGGAACTTAAAGTAAAACTTCCTGTTTTTGAAGGCCCCCTTGACTTGTTGCTTTCTCTGATTCAAAAAAACAAGATAGACATTTACGACATTCCTATTGCCTTTATAACAAGACAATACTTGGACTACCTGGAGGCATGGAAAGAGCTCAACGTTGACATAGCAAGTGAATTTATCGTAATGGCTGCAACCCTGATACACATAAAGTCACGGATGCTTCTGCCTGTGCAGCAGCAGGATGAACTTGACGATGAGGATGACCCCCGTCTTGAACTTGTTGAAAAACTTCTTGCATACCAGTCATTTAAAGAGGTCGCCTTAGCACTTAAAGAAAAAGAGGCTTTCGGGGAAACTTATTTTTTCAGGGAACCCCAGTGGGTTGAGGAGGTGGATAAGGGAAGTGTTGAGCAAACACTGTTTAACGTTGACCTGTATGTGCTTTTGAAGGCGTTTTCCTCTCTGATAGATAAAAAACCCTCTATGGATAGGCGTATTACCAGAGAGAGCTTGACCTTAAAGGACAAAATTGCTATCATTATGGAGAGGCTTGAAATAGGAGGTGAGATAATATTTAATGATCTCTTTAAAGAAACAGAGGACAGGGTGAATATGATTGTATCGTTTCTGGCACTGCTTGAAATCCTCAGACTGGGGCTTGCTTTTGTTTCTCAGGAGCAAGACTTTGGTGAAATTAAGATTATACGACGCAAATGA
- a CDS encoding GAF domain-containing protein codes for MDNQLKMVCGWCKKIRADDTSWQTIEEYFAIKGMGETTHGMCPDCSEKIFEKRVYLESYQNICKVISSSISLDETLNLIVTSIVKVMNVKASLLRLVNKKSGTLDVAAYYGLSQEYVNKGSVEIDKSIEDALSGKQVSVYDITFDEDSKYYKEAKKEGISSILSIPLRFKDEIIGVLRMYTAEPRDYAEEDRKFLLAIAEQAAIVIMNAKEYETLVTREKEYLRLFREISKAVSSSLKLEEVLKSIVKKIADAFRVKAVTIKLVDEMTKKFTVVASCGLKDSFFANAPLKDMNISQALRYLYLENPAIPFPHEKDIRIMQELNLSPVAIYDATTDSRVLNKKNIIEEGIKSILTVPIQVRKKLIGILSIYTGWYKNFTQEETDFSAFLAEQCGIAIENARMYEKKYREVTYLKTLQEITKLMSKHKDLGEILNLIVKKLPEVMNTKAATIRLIDPETNKLKLMASSGLSSQYLDRGDVEVEENIKAALKGEPVAIYDISKDPRVMYHREAKEEGIKSLLAVPLMSYNNTTIGVLRLLTTQHRDFTKDEIDFAMALCEEVSIALENSLLLKQVSKSK; via the coding sequence ATGGATAATCAATTAAAAATGGTCTGCGGGTGGTGCAAGAAAATCAGGGCGGACGATACTTCATGGCAGACAATAGAAGAGTACTTTGCCATTAAAGGCATGGGGGAGACGACCCATGGAATGTGCCCTGACTGTTCTGAAAAGATATTTGAAAAAAGAGTGTATCTCGAAAGTTATCAAAACATATGCAAAGTGATAAGTTCAAGTATTTCTTTAGATGAAACGCTCAATCTGATAGTAACCAGTATTGTGAAAGTTATGAATGTGAAGGCAAGTCTGCTCAGGCTTGTAAATAAAAAGTCCGGCACTCTTGATGTGGCGGCATACTATGGTTTGAGTCAGGAGTATGTCAATAAAGGGTCGGTTGAAATTGATAAAAGCATAGAGGACGCCCTTTCCGGTAAGCAAGTTTCCGTGTATGATATAACATTTGATGAGGATTCCAAATACTATAAAGAGGCTAAAAAAGAGGGGATAAGCAGTATTTTATCAATTCCCCTAAGATTTAAAGACGAGATAATTGGAGTGCTCAGGATGTACACGGCTGAGCCCCGTGATTATGCCGAGGAGGACAGAAAGTTCCTGCTTGCAATAGCCGAACAGGCTGCAATAGTTATAATGAATGCAAAAGAATATGAAACTTTGGTTACTCGTGAAAAGGAATATTTAAGACTGTTTCGGGAGATTTCAAAAGCGGTAAGCTCCTCGCTAAAACTTGAGGAGGTTCTCAAAAGCATAGTAAAAAAGATAGCCGATGCATTCAGGGTGAAGGCTGTTACAATAAAGCTTGTAGATGAGATGACAAAAAAGTTCACAGTTGTGGCCTCATGCGGGCTGAAGGATAGTTTTTTTGCTAACGCCCCCCTGAAGGATATGAACATTTCTCAGGCACTTCGGTACCTCTATCTCGAAAACCCGGCCATCCCGTTTCCACATGAAAAAGATATAAGAATTATGCAGGAGCTTAATCTGTCACCGGTTGCAATTTACGATGCCACTACAGACAGCCGTGTCCTCAATAAAAAGAACATTATAGAAGAGGGTATAAAGAGTATATTAACCGTACCTATTCAGGTAAGAAAAAAATTAATCGGGATACTTAGTATCTACACTGGATGGTATAAAAACTTCACACAGGAGGAAACGGACTTTTCCGCTTTTTTAGCCGAACAGTGCGGGATAGCAATAGAAAATGCAAGAATGTATGAAAAGAAATACAGAGAGGTGACATACTTAAAAACTCTTCAGGAAATAACAAAGCTTATGAGTAAGCACAAGGACCTTGGTGAGATTTTAAATTTAATCGTGAAAAAACTTCCTGAAGTAATGAATACAAAGGCCGCCACTATAAGACTGATAGACCCTGAAACGAATAAGCTCAAACTTATGGCATCCTCCGGACTAAGCAGCCAGTACCTTGACCGTGGTGATGTCGAGGTAGAGGAAAACATAAAAGCGGCTCTTAAAGGTGAACCGGTAGCCATCTACGACATAAGTAAAGACCCGAGGGTGATGTACCACAGGGAGGCAAAGGAAGAAGGCATAAAGAGCCTTTTAGCTGTCCCCCTGATGTCATACAATAATACAACAATCGGAGTGTTACGGCTTCTAACCACACAACACAGAGACTTTACAAAAGATGAGATAGACTTTGCCATGGCTCTTTGTGAAGAGGTCTCCATAGCGTTGGAAAATTCATTATTGTTAAAACAGGTTTCCAAATCAAAATAA
- a CDS encoding tetratricopeptide repeat protein, giving the protein MIRALLKVTVLPAALSAMLCCCATSMNASDNKDRRVVSHYKMGMSKINEQDFQGAQIEFKKALETDPDDKESLNALGLTCLHFQDMQGAIEAFKKAIKSDSNYSEAHNNLGITYARMGQWEDSIKYFKKALENQFYEKPDRAYNNLGYSYYRTGKMREALGAFNESLKRNMKSSSSYMGIALVLNSMGRYGEASENLIKAIKIDQLLKGDLAKAREEFEKRKRTIAEPERHDYIDFLEILNY; this is encoded by the coding sequence TTGATTAGAGCTTTGCTAAAAGTAACGGTTTTACCGGCGGCACTGTCTGCCATGTTGTGTTGCTGTGCAACATCAATGAATGCTTCCGATAACAAGGACAGACGAGTGGTTTCACACTATAAGATGGGCATGTCCAAGATAAATGAGCAGGACTTTCAGGGCGCTCAGATTGAGTTTAAAAAAGCTCTTGAGACAGACCCCGACGACAAGGAATCACTCAATGCCCTTGGCCTTACCTGTCTGCATTTTCAGGATATGCAAGGTGCGATTGAGGCTTTTAAAAAAGCAATAAAATCAGATTCCAATTACTCTGAAGCCCACAATAACCTGGGCATAACCTATGCAAGAATGGGGCAGTGGGAAGATTCCATAAAATATTTTAAAAAGGCACTTGAAAACCAATTCTATGAAAAACCTGACAGAGCTTACAATAATCTCGGATATTCGTACTACCGCACAGGAAAGATGCGTGAGGCTCTTGGTGCATTTAATGAATCTTTAAAGAGAAATATGAAAAGCAGCAGCTCCTACATGGGTATAGCTCTGGTGCTGAACTCTATGGGACGCTACGGGGAGGCCTCTGAAAATCTCATAAAAGCCATAAAAATAGATCAACTTTTAAAGGGGGATCTTGCTAAGGCTCGTGAGGAGTTTGAAAAAAGAAAACGCACCATAGCTGAGCCCGAAAGACATGACTACATTGATTTTCTTGAAATATTAAACTATTAG
- a CDS encoding YtxH domain-containing protein, with protein sequence MINPKQKLASAIVFASVFLGSFMGAAITIITTPKTAAKELKDKLGDTAEVFKENMTEHLDSAAIRLIENSTHFLTKTKMTIGNYDHILSTIKESLPGILKKQ encoded by the coding sequence ATGATAAATCCTAAACAGAAATTAGCCAGTGCAATAGTGTTTGCATCAGTTTTTTTGGGTAGTTTTATGGGGGCGGCAATAACTATAATAACAACTCCTAAGACAGCCGCAAAGGAATTGAAGGACAAACTAGGTGATACCGCAGAGGTTTTTAAGGAGAATATGACCGAGCACCTCGACAGTGCTGCAATAAGACTGATAGAAAACAGCACTCACTTTTTGACTAAGACTAAGATGACCATCGGTAACTATGACCACATTTTAAGCACCATAAAAGAGTCTTTGCCGGGCATCTTAAAGAAACAGTGA
- the ubiA gene encoding putative 4-hydroxybenzoate polyprenyltransferase, producing MIKFSHSVFALPFAFTSGILAGGGIPGAREILWITVAMVSARSAAMGLNRIADRKIDALNPRTQNREIPSGAVKTAEASVFTAVFSALFVVSAYMLNPLCLKLSPLVLAVLFFYSYTKRFTWSSHLFLGVAISGAPLGAWIAIRGDISISIIPLVLAVVFWLAGFDILYALQDVDFDRRHGLYSIPRRFGVKRAITISRFFHLLTFVFLAVTGAIFKMGFLYFIGITVVAALLIYEHSLVKPDDLSKLNMAFFNINGYISVTVFVFVLIENTLFKA from the coding sequence ATGATAAAGTTTTCCCATTCTGTCTTTGCGCTGCCATTTGCCTTTACATCCGGGATTTTGGCTGGTGGTGGCATACCGGGGGCAAGGGAAATTCTCTGGATAACGGTAGCCATGGTTAGTGCGCGCTCTGCTGCTATGGGACTAAACAGGATAGCCGACAGAAAAATTGATGCACTCAATCCCCGCACTCAAAACAGGGAGATACCTTCCGGGGCAGTTAAAACAGCAGAGGCCTCTGTGTTTACCGCAGTTTTTTCAGCACTGTTTGTGGTGTCGGCGTACATGTTAAATCCCTTGTGTCTTAAGCTCTCACCTCTTGTCTTAGCTGTTTTGTTTTTTTATTCTTATACTAAACGCTTCACGTGGAGTTCACATTTGTTTCTTGGTGTTGCAATATCCGGAGCACCCCTTGGAGCATGGATTGCCATAAGAGGCGATATTTCCATATCTATAATTCCGCTTGTTTTGGCAGTGGTGTTTTGGCTTGCCGGTTTTGATATTCTTTATGCCCTTCAGGATGTCGACTTTGATAGAAGACACGGCCTTTACTCTATACCACGTAGATTCGGGGTCAAAAGAGCTATAACCATATCGAGGTTTTTTCATCTGCTGACGTTTGTATTTCTTGCTGTAACCGGGGCCATCTTTAAGATGGGATTTCTTTACTTTATCGGAATAACCGTGGTTGCAGCGCTTTTAATATATGAACATTCGTTGGTTAAACCTGATGACCTCAGTAAACTCAATATGGCTTTTTTTAATATCAACGGCTATATAAGCGTCACTGTTTTTGTATTTGTTCTTATTGAAAACACTTTATTTAAAGCATAG
- the mtaB gene encoding tRNA (N(6)-L-threonylcarbamoyladenosine(37)-C(2))-methylthiotransferase MtaB: MKFSIITLGCKANQSETATIERAFLENFHTPVGLEQNPDICIINTCTVTAKSDYESRQLIRRALRSSGRVFVTGCYSETGESEIRQLGSNIEIIKNEDKTDFFKMKLATHGVMENTERPTVSATTFRSRAFIKIQDGCNCKCSYCVITRARGASRSRGVWDIVQEAAQWERDGFNEAVLTGVHIGHYGLDLKPPKVTLSTLIENILCNTGGIRLRIGSVEANEIDEGLFELLKDERVCKHIHIPVQSGDNEILKLMNRPHNTEQFREITTRLRREIENISIGTDVIVGFPGETDVHFENTYKFLSMLPLTYLHVFPYSKRKNTEAFNMSNHITGRIKKERASKLRTLSDNFKNSYMKNQQGRILKAIVERSDGALRQVTTDNYLKVTLQEACNIPITEKSLISLIVTAYNGGSLTGNPINTF; encoded by the coding sequence ATGAAATTTTCAATAATCACTTTAGGTTGTAAGGCAAATCAATCAGAGACGGCAACAATAGAGAGGGCTTTTCTTGAGAATTTCCACACACCTGTTGGATTAGAACAAAACCCCGATATTTGTATCATAAATACTTGCACAGTCACTGCAAAGAGCGATTATGAGTCAAGACAGTTAATCAGGCGGGCGCTGAGGTCATCCGGCAGGGTTTTTGTGACAGGGTGTTATTCAGAGACCGGTGAGAGTGAAATACGACAGCTTGGTTCTAATATTGAAATTATAAAAAATGAGGACAAAACAGATTTCTTTAAAATGAAGTTGGCAACCCATGGCGTTATGGAAAACACAGAGAGACCCACAGTATCGGCAACAACATTCAGAAGCCGTGCCTTTATAAAAATTCAGGACGGTTGTAACTGCAAATGTTCTTACTGCGTAATTACCAGGGCACGCGGAGCGTCAAGGAGCAGAGGCGTGTGGGATATAGTGCAGGAGGCTGCACAATGGGAGCGAGACGGTTTTAATGAGGCAGTGCTCACAGGAGTACATATCGGACATTACGGGCTGGATTTAAAACCTCCGAAAGTAACACTTTCAACATTAATTGAAAATATTCTTTGTAACACCGGCGGAATTCGGCTCAGGATAGGCTCTGTAGAGGCCAATGAGATTGATGAGGGTTTATTTGAACTCCTTAAAGATGAACGGGTTTGTAAGCATATTCACATACCAGTTCAGAGCGGTGATAATGAGATACTTAAATTGATGAACAGGCCTCATAATACAGAGCAGTTCAGGGAAATCACAACAAGGTTAAGGCGTGAAATTGAAAACATCTCAATTGGCACAGATGTCATTGTGGGATTTCCGGGCGAGACTGATGTGCATTTTGAAAACACATACAAATTTCTTTCAATGCTACCGTTAACGTATCTGCACGTGTTTCCATATTCAAAGAGAAAAAACACTGAAGCCTTTAATATGTCTAACCACATTACAGGAAGGATAAAAAAAGAAAGAGCATCTAAACTACGGACGTTGTCCGATAATTTTAAGAATTCGTATATGAAAAACCAGCAAGGACGGATACTCAAAGCAATTGTGGAAAGAAGTGACGGAGCTCTCAGACAGGTGACAACTGACAACTATCTTAAAGTAACATTGCAGGAAGCGTGTAACATCCCGATAACAGAGAAATCCCTTATAAGTCTTATAGTTACAGCCTACAATGGCGGCTCACTGACAGGCAATCCTATAAATACATTCTAA